In a single window of the Acyrthosiphon pisum isolate AL4f chromosome X, pea_aphid_22Mar2018_4r6ur, whole genome shotgun sequence genome:
- the LOC100574563 gene encoding uncharacterized protein LOC100574563, with protein sequence MEPSESPDSKDVTTISHGTGASEIANHVESSPTILSYGQASTSGNDQVMAAQPRQGDVNEQQLQSGDVDEQPGSDAAMNPCSSLQALPNQIANVPNYNMNQQHEQLLNNDFNPQLPMNEHQQNGLYDQPPQIRPRRPPLNSRRGTYPAPIRQKIPHFHFSFGNQYWTFNDFSQRVPMADRPRPPLRYRLRQPANVCHRLLMNERQPTNEPQRNGEQNQPPQASPNPPPLISRREVEPGIFEEIYSHRRYRMDRPKMFGVNRCACRNYVNYNHGNSDMITVIMNTPNLSMRYSMTMSRGARFGDLFKAYFGLTRETASTVFVACGRRLRRGDTPRGIGMNNRENIYTFVNSRGYCVLKKIRDSSK encoded by the exons ATGGAACCGTCCGAAAGCCCAGATTCGAAAGACGTGACAACTATTAGTCACGGAACAGGTGCTTCGGAAATCGCGAACCACGTCGAAAGCAGCCCGACGATACTTAGCTACGGTCAAGCAAGTACTTCGGGAAACGATCAGGTGATGGCTGCCCAACCACGACAGGGCGACGTCAATGAGCAACAATTACAGTCCGGCGACGTCGACGAGCAGCCCGGGAGCGATGCTGCCATGAATCCCTGCTCAAGCTTGCAAGCACTGCCAAATCAAATCGCAAATGTACCAAATTACAACATGAACCAGCAACATGAACAGTTGTTGAACAATGATTTCAATCCACAGCTACCGATGAATGAACACCAACAAAATGGCCTATATGATCAACCGCCCCAGATAAGGCCACGTCGTCCACCGCTGAACTCTAGAAGGGGAACGTATCCCGCTCCAATCCGACAAAAAATTCCACATTTCCACTTTAGCTTTGGAAACCAATACTGGACGTTCAATGATTTTAGTCAACGAGTACCAATGGCAGATCGTCCACGGCCACCGTTGAGATATCGCCTACGGCAACCGGCAAATGTATGCCATCGGCTACTGATGAACGAACGCCAACCGACGAATGAACCACAACGGAATGGTGAGCAAAATCAACCACCCCAGGCAAGTCCAAATCCTCCGCCATTAATATCTAGAAGAGAGGTTGAGCCTGGGATTTTCGAGGAAATTTACTCACATAGAAGATATCGAATGGACAGGCCCAAAATGTTCGGTGTCAATAGATGTGCa TGTCGAAATTATGTCAATTACAATCATGGGAATAGTGATATGATAACAGTGATTATGAATACTCCAAATTTATCTATGCGATATAGTATGACTATGAGCCGTGGAGCGCGATTTGGAGACCTGTTTAAAGCTTATTTTGGCCTTACA CGAGAAACTGCTAGTACAGTCTTTGTCGCATGTGGCCGAAGGTTACGTCGAGGAGATACTCCAAGAGGTATCGGAATGAACAACCGTGAGAACATATATACTTTCGTGAATTCTAGGGGATATTGTGTTTTAAAGAAAATCAGAgatagttcaaaataa
- the LOC107883767 gene encoding syntaxin-binding protein 2-like, with translation MGLKEIVRYHIMVNAIQPSCIQNDNSVKKFNWSVLVLDKVGLQIISSCCNMQDMCYNGITREC, from the exons ATGGGACTGAAGGAAATTGTCAGATATC ataTTATGGTAAATGCGATTCAACCAAGTTGCATACAAAATGATAATTCAGTCAAGAAGTTTAACTGGAGCGTTCTAGTGCTCGACAAAGTCGGATTGCAGATTATCTCATCTTGCTGTAATATGCAAGACATGTGCTATAACGGAATTACTCGTGagtgttaa